One Hippopotamus amphibius kiboko isolate mHipAmp2 chromosome 12, mHipAmp2.hap2, whole genome shotgun sequence genomic window, GTGTGAACACAAGTGATAGAGCAGGACAGGAAGGGTCTAGAGGTGGTCAATAATGTTGAAGAGTTATCCTGAGTCTTTGGTTGTACTTTGGATTGCCAGTTCAGAGTAGAGAAAAAGAAGGCCAACTTTAGAAAGTTAGCGGGTAGCCTGTATTTACAAATGGCAGGAAAGCACAGGCAAGAGCTGAATCTGAATAGATTACACAAGCTGGGCATGAAGATTAAGAGCAGAGTATGTTCCCATATTGGCCAGAAGTGTCTTGTAATCAGTTATATAACATCTGGAATATCTCTGTGCTGCTTTCTCTCCAATTAATTCCCTTTCTCCTCACTCTGCAAATCTCTAGCCACTACCCTTCTTCATTTTCCGTTAATGAccctatttaaatatttagtggggaaaaaaaagccattaGATGAGAACTGCTTCCTTCCTAACACCAGATCTACCAACTTCATGCATGTTTGATGAAGTAAACACTCTCCTGCCTTTGGCCATGCTCTGCTTCAGCTCTGAGACCAACTGCTCTCAGAAACACCATTTCTGCAATTTTCTCTTATTCCTCCTGCAATTTCTCCCTCTTTACTAGTTTATCAACAGTTTACAAACATCCTCCAGTaactttaataataaaacaacaacaaataaactctaaaacattaaaaaagaacagtGATGATAGAGAGGAAGTTGATCTAGGGTTGGGATCCCACAGAAAAGATTATTACAGGTTTTGGTAAATCTAGAGACTTAGAGAAGTTTATCATTTCAGAACATACAGTTTTGAGTAGGCATGAAACTTTATGAATGGAGAGTGTTAAAACACTCGGATATTTGTTAGATATCAGAAGAGACTTCACCTGATTTTGTTTCTTGCATTCCAAAGAAAGTACTGAAGGCAATGAGAAACCACAGTGTTGTCTCTGAGTTCATCCTCCTCGGGCTGTCTGCTGACCCTCAAATCCAGGCTCTACTCTTTGTGCTGTTCCTTGTTATTTACATCCTGACCCTGATGGGGAACCTGATACTGCTGCTGGTGATCTGGGTAGATTCCCAGCTCCATatccccatgtactttttcctggGACAGTTGTCCTTCCTGGATCTCTGCCACTCTTCTGTCACTGTGCCCAAGCTGTTGGAGAACCTCCTGTCTGAGAAGAAAACCATCTCAGTAGAGGGCTGCATGGCTCAGGTCTTCTTTGTGTTTGCCACTGGAGGCACTGAATCCTGCCTACTTGctgtcatggcctatgaccgctatgttgcCATCAGTTCTCCTCTGCTCTATGGCCAGATGATGAACAGACAGCTGTGTATGGGGCTGGTGTGGGGATCATGGGGCTTGGCTTTTCTGGATGCTCTGGTCAATATCCTTGTAGCTCTCAATTTAGACTTCTGTGAGGCTCAAAATATTCACCACTTCAGCTGTGAGTTGCCCTCTCTCTACCCTTTGTCCTGCTCCGATGTATCTGCAAGTTTTACTGCCCTGCTCTGCTCCAGCGTCCTGCACTTCTTTGGAAATTTCctcttaatatttttctcctatgttcGCATTTTGTTCACCATCCTGAGCATCGGCTCCACCAAAGGCAGAAgcaaggccttctccacctgctcctcccacctcatTGCAGTGAGCTTCTTTTATGGCTCAGGTTTACTTCGCTATCTCATGCCAAATTCAGGATCCACTCAAGAGTTAATCTTCTCCTTGCAGTATAGTGTGATCACTCCCATGCTGAATCCTCTCATCTACAGCCTGAAGAACAAGGAGGTGAAGGCAGCTGTGAGAAGAATGTTGAGAAAATGTTTCCAGTGTTTCAAAtcatagataaaaaaaaaatcagaatggtgAGGAACTTGGGTAGATTTGCAATAAATAGTGCCCGGATATTAGGGAGAATTCTCTGATGTAAGGATCTGTTAAGATGCCATACATCTTTTCTTGAAAATACTTAAGAAAAGGTGAACTTATTTTCTGGAATGATACCAGTCCAGTCCTTATCAGAGGAAGGTGGATAGATAAACCTTTTATCTagcaatttttcttaaaaaatgtttaatttattacACACAGTGTGGTAGACATTGTTATTGCTTGCTTAGGCTATCTTTACCATTTTTCCAGTCACTAAACTCCATGTGTTCAGTGTGGTCCTGAGAGACTGTTAATCACAGTATCCCCaaatcctccccttccccttctcattATTCACTCATTCTTCCTGGCGCAGTGGCTGGTACAAAATGAGCACATGGTCAATGCTGGAGCGTTCACTCTCTTAGGATATTTGAAATCGTTTATTGAACATATACATGTCCAATAGAGACTACAAATAACACATTTGTTTATTGTGCTTCAAACCATTTACTTAATGGCCAACCATCTCCAGCTGTGAGGGGCCCCCATAGCAAGAGAAGATTCCCTGGCTTGTACACACTGCTGGACAAATAGCTCTGCCACTGAGCCCTAGTCATGCTGCAGAAAAGGCAGAATGTGAGCGAGTCAGTGGCAGAGCAGGTGCTGTACAGGGCCTGTGACAAACACCAAGAAGAAACCAAAGGAATTATCATGATCAAAagttaattatcatttctttctgaaattaCCTTTACGTTTTTACTTATTTACAAGCGGTTAACTGTCATCCTCCACTTCACTTTGCACTCCCCAGGAGCAAagaatacacacccagagagaatgATGAGATTTTCTGGCATCTTCACTACTTTTTTGAGAATATTAAAATAGTTTCAAACATGCTTGTTGCATAATAAGTATATTTTGAATGTATAAATTGTAAGTAGAGAAACAGGGAATATGTCTGGGATGTAGTCTCACCAGAGGGACCCCACTATCAAAGCAGTTTGAAATAATTCTGTGAGTAGAATAGCCTATTATGTGAGTGCAAGTCTCTTGCTTCCTGGTGAGCCTGGTTCTGGTCCATGAATTCACAGAGTGTGGCCACGGCTGTGCAAGGTGGTAGTTATGCAAAGGTTCAAGAACATTTTCATTCGCCAAGGCTGATCTGCTGTTGCCATTGGTGAAAATTTTTTTGCTAAAGGTCACACACAAATTTTGTTAGATATATTATCAGATACCTTCCATTGTTTGTTTCTATCATGAATTAACAATTCAATTACATTTACTACTTGGTTATTTCTAGTATATAGGAATGCTGTGGTATTTTGTACACAGATCTTGAATCTTGTTGAACTTGTATCTTGTTGAACTAtcttcctagttttttttttttaaagtaattaattaactaactaattaattaatttactggctgcattgggtcttcgttgctgcacacgggctttctctagttacaatgagtgagggctgctcttcattatgATGTGCGagcttctaattgcagtggcttctgttgttgcagagcacaggctctgggttcatgggcttcagcagttacagcacacaggctcaatagttgtggctcttgggctctagagtgcaggctcaatagttgtggcacacgggcttagttgctccacagcatgtgggatcttcctggagcagggctccaatgtgtgtcccctgcattggcaggtagattcttaaccactacgccacctaagaagtcccaatCTTCCTAGTTCTAATGACTTATTTATAGATactattggattttttaaaattacattttaattagggaaagacttttttttctttttccatgcaATTTTtatatatctcatttttaaagttaCTGCAGTGGCCAGGATCTCTTCTAAAAACATGTTTCCACTGGGATCAATAAGAAAGCGTCTAATATTTTAGCATTAAGGATGATTGTTCTGTTTCTGATCAATATCTTTAACTTATTATGAGTTATCTTCTAACAATATTTTGCTAAGAGTTGGTGTGAaattttatcaagtgctttttctatttctattgaggaccaggactttttttcttttgtttactaaTGTGTAGTGTCCATCACATAATAAGCAtgtaataaatacatgttgaaaaaaataaatttattgaaataatcatatggtttttattgtttaaacTTTTAATGATAAATTGTATCAGTAGGTGTTCTGGTATTGAAAAATTGTTTCATTCCTGGAATCGTTCTATTTAGGTAGAGTAGTGAAAACTGACTTGAATTTTGTGAATATTTAACTTAGGAATTTCCTGTTGACTTTGTAAGTGAGATAGTATAATTTTTTATATCTGGTCTAACAGCGTTATTGAGCTGTGTCACACATCACAAAGTTCAGCTACTCAAAGTGCCCAATTCAGTAGTTTCTGGCATATTCATGGAGCTATGGAACCATTACTACAACCCAatctcaaaacattttcatcaccctaaaagaaaccccatacccatgaCAGTCACTCTCCATTCCTAACCCCCAACCCTGGCCCTAGGCAATCACTAGTCTACTTTTTGCTTATATAGagttgcctgttctggacatctGATCTTGATATCAATAGttgctttcttttgtctttgtagTTTCCTAAAATATTTGCCTAAAAAGGGCTTATCactttttttgaagattttataaAACTCagcttaaaaattttaaggatttcttgtctttttgttgttgtggagGAAACATTTTGATACCAATTATTTCCTATAATAATTAGTGGTgtatttggattttttatttgttcatgaaTCAATTTtagtgatttataatttttttctattattcatttaatgtttttaagttCACTGGTATTTTGCTGCTtgctataataattttaaaatgtttttttcagcactcatttaatttaaaaataaatttcaaacgTACAACAAAGTGGAAAGAATTCTACAATGAACATCCCTATAATCACatctaaattttacttttaacattttagtGTACATACATGCCTTATCACCTGcctatccatctatccacccatcaatccacttttttttaatgcatttcacAGAACGTTACAGGCATCAGTGCACTTcaccctaaatacttcagcatgctTGTCATTAACTAGAGTTCAAAATTTGACTacaccttctctttttcttttgaggtaACTGTACATGCTGAAATAGTAAGAGTGTCATTCAGTGAATTTTGATAAATTCAAACCACTGTGTAACCCAAATCCCTATTCAAATATTGAGCATTACCAACTTCCAGGCAAACCACCTCATGTCCCTGTCCAGTCAGTTCTTGTCCCCACTTCTCCACTTGTTAACcacttttgttctgctttttccaCTATACCTTAGTTTTGCCTGTTGCAAACCACTatgtaaacagaatcatacagtatgcatgATTTGTGTCAAagttctttcattcagcatgtttttgagattcatccatgttcttatac contains:
- the LOC130834099 gene encoding olfactory receptor 8S1-like → MRNHSVVSEFILLGLSADPQIQALLFVLFLVIYILTLMGNLILLLVIWVDSQLHIPMYFFLGQLSFLDLCHSSVTVPKLLENLLSEKKTISVEGCMAQVFFVFATGGTESCLLAVMAYDRYVAISSPLLYGQMMNRQLCMGLVWGSWGLAFLDALVNILVALNLDFCEAQNIHHFSCELPSLYPLSCSDVSASFTALLCSSVLHFFGNFLLIFFSYVRILFTILSIGSTKGRSKAFSTCSSHLIAVSFFYGSGLLRYLMPNSGSTQELIFSLQYSVITPMLNPLIYSLKNKEVKAAVRRMLRKCFQCFKS